From the Thermococcus sp. 18S1 genome, one window contains:
- a CDS encoding Clp1/GlmU family protein, producing the protein MNKAGYTTDVPEDRFVLLDELSSRDRPLRVMLVGGTDSGKTTLLTFLANGLAERGLRVAIVDSDVGQKGILPPATISLAFVDGPFSSPSELRGHAHYFIGTTTPGQYVGEMAVGVKRLADIAAEKADVVLIDTTGFVMGTGVELKRLKAELVRPDLIVLLERAGELEYLRKVLAPYGEVVTLQVSPAAREHSRRERREVRREKWKAYFSNSRTVEVDLTKVIPGGTELFRGRPLTEEERELLSTLFKWLVVAGWKGEHYTVVKVDAEGFSRQYGRQALRAIDFERLSNLLVGFIDGRGLCMGVGILKWINFSGMNAQVLTPLSEEEVENAVELRFGRIQVLENGEELGLLRREEL; encoded by the coding sequence ATGAACAAGGCGGGATACACCACGGATGTCCCTGAGGATCGTTTTGTCCTTCTCGATGAACTGTCCTCCAGAGACCGGCCCCTTCGGGTTATGCTCGTCGGGGGAACCGACAGCGGCAAGACGACGCTCCTCACTTTCCTGGCCAACGGCCTGGCTGAGAGGGGTCTTCGGGTCGCGATTGTGGACAGCGACGTCGGCCAGAAGGGAATCCTCCCGCCCGCGACGATCAGCCTTGCCTTCGTGGACGGGCCGTTCTCCAGCCCGAGCGAACTCAGGGGACACGCCCACTACTTCATAGGAACAACCACCCCGGGCCAGTACGTCGGTGAGATGGCGGTGGGGGTTAAGAGGCTCGCGGACATCGCCGCCGAAAAGGCGGACGTCGTCCTGATAGACACCACCGGCTTCGTCATGGGAACGGGGGTTGAGCTGAAGCGCCTCAAAGCCGAACTCGTTAGGCCGGACCTCATCGTTCTGCTCGAGCGGGCGGGGGAGCTGGAATACCTGCGTAAGGTCCTCGCTCCTTACGGTGAGGTCGTCACGCTCCAGGTCAGTCCAGCGGCTAGGGAACACTCGCGCCGGGAACGCAGGGAAGTCCGGCGGGAGAAGTGGAAGGCGTACTTTTCAAACTCCAGGACTGTTGAGGTGGATCTGACGAAGGTGATTCCTGGGGGTACGGAGCTCTTCCGCGGCAGGCCCCTGACGGAGGAGGAGCGCGAACTGCTCTCCACGCTCTTCAAGTGGCTTGTGGTGGCTGGGTGGAAGGGGGAGCACTACACCGTCGTCAAGGTCGATGCTGAGGGCTTTTCGAGGCAGTACGGCCGCCAGGCCCTCCGCGCCATTGATTTCGAGAGGCTGAGCAACCTCCTCGTGGGTTTCATAGACGGGCGGGGCCTGTGCATGGGCGTTGGCATACTGAAGTGGATAAACTTCAGTGGGATGAATGCTCAGGTCCTCACTCCCCTCTCCGAGGAAGAGGTTGAGAATGCCGTGGAACTGCGCTTTGGCCGTATACAGGTGCTTGAAAATGGCGAGGAACTTGGTCTCCTCAGGCGGGAGGAGCTGTAG
- a CDS encoding geranylgeranylglycerol-phosphate geranylgeranyltransferase, protein MEFKAFIEITRPHNCALAGVVGVLGSIVAVGHLPDALTTALVFLVVTLGCAGGNTINDYFDYEIDKINRPDRPLPRGAMDRRTALYYSLLLSAVGLVLAYMINVYAFLLAIIAYAAMFLYAWKLKPMPFVGNLVVAGLTGATPLYGAVSVEHLGLAGYLAVCAFLVNVAREVIKDIEDVEGDLAKGARTLPIVWGKRKAAYLAAAFAVLTVVASFLPIMAGVGLGYYAMVPVDLIILYAAYRILRSQDREAAHSSQKLLKVSIFLAVMAFMIAALV, encoded by the coding sequence ATGGAATTCAAGGCCTTCATCGAGATAACCCGGCCCCACAACTGCGCCCTGGCTGGAGTGGTGGGTGTCCTCGGGTCGATCGTGGCGGTTGGTCACCTCCCCGACGCCCTGACGACGGCCCTCGTCTTCCTGGTGGTCACCCTGGGGTGCGCCGGGGGCAACACGATAAACGACTACTTCGACTACGAGATAGATAAAATAAACCGTCCTGACAGACCGCTTCCCAGGGGAGCCATGGACCGGAGAACGGCGCTCTACTACTCCCTGCTGCTCTCCGCGGTGGGGCTGGTGCTGGCGTACATGATAAACGTTTACGCCTTCCTGCTGGCCATTATAGCGTACGCCGCCATGTTCCTCTACGCCTGGAAGCTCAAGCCCATGCCCTTCGTCGGCAACCTCGTCGTCGCTGGCCTGACCGGTGCGACTCCACTCTACGGTGCGGTCTCCGTTGAGCACCTAGGCCTAGCCGGCTACCTGGCGGTGTGTGCCTTCCTTGTCAACGTGGCGCGTGAAGTTATAAAGGATATAGAGGACGTTGAAGGTGACCTTGCGAAGGGCGCTAGGACCCTACCCATAGTGTGGGGGAAGAGGAAGGCGGCCTACCTCGCTGCGGCCTTCGCGGTGCTGACGGTGGTGGCGTCCTTCCTCCCGATAATGGCGGGGGTCGGTCTCGGCTACTACGCGATGGTGCCTGTTGACCTTATAATCCTCTACGCGGCGTACCGCATACTCCGCTCCCAGGATAGGGAAGCGGCCCACAGCTCCCAGAAGCTGCTTAAGGTGAGCATATTCCTCGCCGTGATGGCGTTCATGATCGCCGCGCTGGTCTGA
- a CDS encoding ribonucleoside-triphosphate reductase, with translation MEFKDELVRALDGDGLWTVVTFKTPYGPGMTLEKLAEAVENAGWSVTFRANWWTADIPYGLARLDLRKGDREKILLGKWILGSGCELIRLENMPLEKGRDEFFRMVDSITSTLIHDPVIRTMREQY, from the coding sequence ATGGAGTTTAAGGATGAACTTGTGCGTGCGCTTGATGGGGACGGGCTCTGGACCGTCGTTACTTTCAAAACGCCCTATGGGCCTGGCATGACCCTTGAAAAACTCGCGGAGGCCGTGGAGAACGCCGGTTGGAGCGTTACGTTCAGGGCCAACTGGTGGACCGCGGACATACCCTACGGCCTCGCCAGGCTGGACCTCAGAAAGGGGGACAGGGAGAAGATACTCCTCGGCAAGTGGATCCTCGGAAGCGGCTGCGAGCTGATACGGCTGGAGAACATGCCCCTCGAGAAGGGCCGCGACGAGTTCTTCCGGATGGTGGACAGCATAACCTCGACGCTCATCCACGACCCGGTCATAAGGACGATGAGGGAGCAGTACTGA
- a CDS encoding OB-fold nucleic acid binding domain-containing protein: protein MKKRLPASRVYIRDIIDGYYVRSEGDFEPNYLITKDARKVYRVKVVATVVREPVISEDETYGKLQIDDGTGTIWVLGFRDDTRFVRLVKKGDLVQIIGKVGEWREDKQILVEGITKVEPNMWILHRFETLKEKVEHAKKARIAFEIYDKYGITAKAKVIAKNKGVSEEMLITIDELYTMMLEQRSTEEALFEEEEIIEAEEAKEENPELEKAKKAVLDLLQEKGKALSHKFIVKKLSSDFDEELIEDAITQLLADGEIYEPEIGYYEPL, encoded by the coding sequence ATGAAGAAGCGCCTGCCAGCGAGCAGGGTCTACATCAGGGACATCATCGACGGCTACTACGTCAGGAGTGAGGGCGACTTCGAGCCGAACTACCTGATAACCAAGGACGCCAGAAAGGTTTACCGCGTCAAGGTTGTCGCCACGGTCGTCCGCGAGCCGGTGATAAGCGAAGACGAGACCTACGGCAAGCTCCAGATCGACGACGGAACCGGGACGATATGGGTTCTCGGCTTCCGCGACGACACGCGCTTTGTGAGGCTCGTGAAGAAGGGCGACCTCGTGCAGATAATCGGAAAGGTCGGAGAGTGGCGCGAGGACAAGCAGATACTCGTCGAGGGGATAACCAAGGTCGAGCCCAACATGTGGATACTCCACCGCTTCGAGACCCTCAAAGAGAAGGTTGAGCACGCAAAGAAGGCCAGGATAGCCTTTGAGATATACGACAAGTACGGCATCACCGCAAAGGCAAAGGTCATCGCCAAGAACAAGGGCGTGAGCGAGGAGATGCTGATAACGATAGATGAGCTCTACACCATGATGCTTGAGCAGAGGAGCACGGAGGAAGCCCTGTTTGAAGAGGAGGAAATCATCGAAGCCGAAGAGGCCAAAGAGGAGAACCCCGAGCTTGAGAAAGCCAAGAAGGCAGTCCTCGACCTGCTCCAGGAGAAGGGCAAGGCGCTCTCCCACAAGTTCATCGTCAAGAAGCTCTCCTCCGACTTCGATGAGGAGCTCATCGAGGACGCAATCACCCAGCTCCTCGCGGATGGAGAGATATACGAGCCGGAGATAGGCTACTACGAACCTCTCTGA
- a CDS encoding replication protein RepA has product MEEVRFRRRKPAVERKISEIRDDDTRISLIGKAFKVDKMDYTFWLDDGTGVILIESEENVLPSEGQVVRVIGRVIRNEEETHIYGEVVQDFSGADLDALEEIRELERKVLPKVEGIVEFFGGEDI; this is encoded by the coding sequence ATGGAGGAAGTCAGGTTCAGGCGCAGAAAGCCCGCCGTCGAGAGGAAGATAAGCGAGATACGCGACGACGATACGAGGATTTCACTCATCGGCAAGGCATTCAAGGTCGATAAGATGGACTACACCTTCTGGCTCGACGACGGAACCGGCGTCATACTCATAGAGAGCGAGGAGAACGTCCTCCCCTCGGAGGGCCAGGTGGTCAGGGTCATAGGACGCGTGATAAGGAACGAGGAGGAAACCCACATCTACGGCGAGGTCGTGCAGGACTTCAGCGGTGCCGACCTGGACGCCCTTGAGGAGATAAGGGAGCTCGAAAGAAAGGTTCTGCCCAAGGTGGAGGGCATCGTGGAGTTCTTCGGGGGTGAGGATATATGA
- a CDS encoding OB-fold nucleic acid binding domain-containing protein, whose protein sequence is MGVLTKEQIIEMIEGQKGLSRDEIEERIAQIAVREGISEHAAAVMLAEELGVNLEGREELLHIADLVPGMTGVNVVARIMRKYPPREYKKRDGSTGHVANLIIYDSTGKTRLVLWDGLVAKYYNELNPGDVIKIIDPSVREGRNGIELHANFRTRIIPNPDDPRVDEIPPLEEVRSYNYQRRKIGELMGGERFVEVRGTVARLYRVTVYDACPQCRRKVDYDPTTESWICPEHGEVKPTKITIVDFGLDDSTGYIRTTLFGDDAAELIGRDPEEIAEKLRELVESGLTLREAGRKLAEDEYYYLLGREIVVRGNVVDDKFLGLILKAFGWDEVDPRREIARVRAELKKALTELEGGE, encoded by the coding sequence ATGGGAGTACTGACCAAGGAGCAGATTATCGAGATGATCGAAGGGCAGAAAGGCCTTTCGAGGGATGAAATCGAGGAAAGGATAGCCCAGATCGCGGTCCGCGAGGGCATCTCGGAGCACGCCGCCGCTGTCATGCTGGCCGAGGAACTCGGGGTCAACCTTGAGGGAAGGGAGGAGCTCCTCCACATAGCCGACCTCGTGCCCGGAATGACCGGCGTTAACGTCGTTGCGAGGATAATGAGAAAGTACCCGCCGAGGGAGTACAAGAAGAGGGACGGCTCAACCGGCCACGTGGCCAACCTCATAATCTACGACTCAACGGGTAAGACCCGGCTCGTTCTCTGGGACGGCCTCGTCGCCAAATACTACAACGAGCTCAACCCAGGGGATGTCATCAAAATCATCGACCCCAGCGTGAGGGAGGGCAGGAACGGTATAGAGCTCCACGCCAACTTCAGGACGAGGATAATCCCGAACCCGGACGACCCGCGCGTCGATGAGATACCGCCGCTTGAGGAGGTCAGGAGCTACAACTATCAGAGGAGGAAGATAGGCGAGCTAATGGGAGGGGAAAGGTTCGTAGAGGTTCGCGGAACCGTGGCGAGGCTCTACCGCGTGACGGTCTACGACGCCTGCCCGCAGTGCAGGAGGAAGGTGGACTACGACCCGACCACCGAGTCGTGGATATGCCCCGAGCACGGCGAGGTGAAGCCCACGAAGATAACCATAGTGGACTTCGGCCTCGACGACTCGACCGGCTACATAAGGACGACCCTATTCGGAGACGATGCCGCGGAGCTTATCGGCAGGGACCCCGAAGAGATAGCTGAGAAGCTCAGGGAGCTCGTTGAGAGCGGTTTGACCCTCAGGGAGGCCGGAAGGAAGCTCGCGGAGGACGAGTATTACTACCTGCTGGGCAGGGAGATAGTCGTCAGGGGCAACGTCGTGGACGACAAGTTCCTGGGACTCATACTGAAGGCCTTCGGCTGGGACGAGGTCGATCCGAGGCGCGAGATAGCCAGGGTGAGGGCCGAGCTGAAGAAGGCCCTAACGGAGCTTGAGGGTGGTGAGTGA
- the scpB gene encoding SMC-Scp complex subunit ScpB → MGLLEDKALVEAALFVSGRPLSVKELSRALGIRSLDYLEKLIELIAAEYAERKSAIEVVRVLGDKYVMQVKQEYSQRVVHLMPRPDLRTGELKTLALIAYLQPIEQSKVVKLRGSQAYEHIRKLLEMGLIYAEPYERTKLLGTTPKFAELYGFPENDPNIIKEAFRKVVHAEYSDLIAKLDGRNREEPDESREVEERSSETIEAEESGSIETAPEAGE, encoded by the coding sequence ATGGGACTGCTCGAAGACAAGGCACTCGTGGAAGCGGCCCTATTCGTTTCTGGAAGGCCCCTCAGCGTCAAGGAGCTCTCAAGGGCGCTCGGTATAAGGTCACTCGATTACCTGGAGAAGCTCATAGAACTTATAGCCGCGGAGTACGCCGAGAGAAAGAGCGCCATAGAGGTCGTCAGGGTTCTGGGTGACAAGTACGTCATGCAGGTGAAGCAGGAGTACAGTCAGCGCGTCGTCCATCTGATGCCCAGGCCGGACCTCCGGACTGGGGAGCTCAAAACCCTCGCGCTCATAGCCTACCTCCAGCCGATAGAGCAGAGCAAGGTGGTGAAGCTCAGGGGAAGTCAGGCCTACGAGCACATAAGAAAGCTCCTGGAGATGGGTCTCATCTACGCCGAACCATATGAGAGGACGAAGCTCCTCGGGACGACGCCGAAGTTCGCCGAGCTCTACGGCTTCCCCGAGAACGACCCCAACATAATCAAGGAAGCCTTCAGGAAGGTGGTTCACGCCGAGTACAGCGACCTCATAGCGAAGCTCGACGGAAGGAACAGAGAAGAGCCAGACGAATCCAGAGAGGTCGAAGAGAGATCCAGCGAAACCATCGAGGCCGAAGAATCTGGCAGTATTGAAACGGCTCCTGAGGCCGGGGAGTGA
- a CDS encoding metal-dependent transcriptional regulator translates to MEVSKREEEYLETMYILHKNKGVIRVKDIAKMMRVKPPSVVDALKKLADKGLVEYEKYDRILLTDTGRGIAEATYSKHMLLTQFFIDILGIPPEIAERDACQFEHYVSEITVQRIREFAQYIQEQCPYVLKQFIKEKLAENEESE, encoded by the coding sequence TTGGAGGTAAGCAAGAGGGAAGAGGAATACCTCGAAACCATGTACATCCTTCATAAGAACAAGGGAGTCATCCGCGTCAAGGACATCGCTAAGATGATGCGCGTCAAGCCGCCGAGCGTGGTGGATGCACTGAAGAAGCTCGCGGATAAGGGACTGGTGGAGTACGAGAAGTACGACAGAATTCTACTGACTGACACGGGCAGGGGGATAGCGGAGGCAACCTACTCAAAGCACATGCTCCTCACGCAGTTCTTCATTGACATCCTGGGCATCCCGCCTGAGATAGCGGAGCGCGACGCCTGCCAGTTCGAGCACTACGTCAGCGAGATAACCGTGCAGAGAATAAGGGAGTTCGCCCAGTACATACAGGAGCAGTGCCCCTACGTTCTCAAGCAGTTCATCAAGGAAAAGCTGGCGGAGAACGAGGAGTCCGAGTGA
- a CDS encoding NCS2 family permease, translating to MGWFENYFEFEGHGTDMKTEILAGVTTFMTMAYILFVNPSILSDAMGKEAFNSLVAVTALAAGFATILMGLYAKKPFALAPGMGLNAYFAYSVVLGMGYDWRVALAAVFVEGLIFIVLSVTKVRSAIIHAIPLSQKYAVGAGIGLFLTFIGLNDVGLLTAVVNDAGVLQFTGLNASALTRGDILLFFFGLFLTMVLIALRVKGSLLISIITTSIIGWVTGVAPWPEHLFSTPDISYTFMQMDLQGLLNVGAIGVVFAFFMVDFFDTLGTVTGLSAKAGFLTRDGKVPDAEKVLLTDAIGTTVGAVLGTSTVTTYIESAAGIEEGGRTGMTALVTGLLFLGIGLFIAPLAGAIPAFATAPALVIVGYYMLSAIKEVNFADHTEAIPAFLVLITIPYTYSIADGIGIGFISYTILKLFSGRRDEIHPLMYTLSIIFLAYFAYLGGAF from the coding sequence ATGGGATGGTTTGAGAACTACTTTGAATTTGAGGGGCACGGCACGGATATGAAGACTGAGATCCTGGCGGGCGTTACCACCTTCATGACCATGGCCTACATCCTCTTCGTGAACCCCTCCATACTCAGCGATGCCATGGGTAAGGAGGCCTTCAACTCCCTCGTGGCAGTTACCGCCCTGGCCGCTGGCTTCGCGACCATTCTGATGGGCCTCTACGCCAAGAAGCCCTTCGCCCTCGCACCGGGAATGGGGTTGAACGCTTACTTCGCGTACAGCGTTGTTCTGGGAATGGGCTACGACTGGCGCGTTGCCCTCGCGGCGGTCTTCGTTGAAGGTCTCATCTTCATAGTCCTCAGCGTTACCAAGGTCAGGAGCGCGATAATCCACGCGATACCTCTCAGCCAGAAGTACGCTGTCGGGGCAGGAATAGGACTCTTTCTGACCTTCATAGGCCTTAACGACGTCGGCCTCCTCACTGCGGTCGTGAACGACGCGGGGGTGCTCCAGTTCACCGGACTCAACGCCTCCGCCCTGACCAGAGGCGACATACTGCTGTTCTTCTTCGGGCTCTTCCTCACGATGGTTCTCATCGCCCTCCGCGTCAAGGGCTCGCTCCTGATATCCATCATAACCACGAGCATCATAGGATGGGTCACCGGCGTCGCCCCCTGGCCCGAGCACCTGTTCTCGACCCCCGACATCAGCTACACGTTCATGCAGATGGACCTCCAGGGGCTCCTCAACGTGGGTGCGATAGGAGTTGTCTTTGCCTTCTTCATGGTGGACTTCTTCGACACGCTGGGAACGGTCACAGGTTTGAGTGCCAAGGCGGGATTCCTCACGAGGGACGGAAAGGTTCCCGACGCGGAGAAGGTTCTCCTCACCGATGCGATAGGCACGACCGTCGGAGCCGTCCTCGGAACCTCTACCGTCACGACCTACATCGAGAGCGCGGCAGGAATAGAGGAAGGCGGAAGGACGGGAATGACGGCCCTCGTCACCGGCCTGCTCTTCCTCGGCATCGGTCTCTTCATAGCCCCGCTGGCGGGGGCGATTCCGGCATTCGCAACGGCCCCGGCACTCGTCATCGTCGGTTACTACATGCTCAGCGCCATCAAGGAGGTGAACTTCGCGGACCACACCGAGGCCATCCCGGCCTTCCTCGTGCTCATCACCATACCTTACACATACTCGATAGCCGACGGAATAGGCATCGGCTTCATCAGCTACACGATACTCAAGCTCTTCAGCGGCAGAAGGGACGAGATACACCCGCTGATGTACACCCTCTCGATAATCTTCCTGGCCTACTTCGCCTACCTGGGCGGGGCCTTCTGA